A single window of Anomaloglossus baeobatrachus isolate aAnoBae1 chromosome 5, aAnoBae1.hap1, whole genome shotgun sequence DNA harbors:
- the SLA2 gene encoding src-like-adapter 2 isoform X2: MGSLPSKRGYSAMQAAMSSAQIRPVAVDKCVFVALYNYPAGGQGDLSIRFGEQLNILSEDGEWWKVKSVGTGMECYMPRKYVVKVYNRWLYKGINREKAEELLLVSCNQSGSFLIRESETRRGCYSLSVRKSNQASLDSVKHYRINQLENGWFYISPRLTFSTLQEMVEYYSEMADGICCILKEPCVVQSFVPPAPLTTEATMVRKPALNWRDLDRSALFNDNTNFNEEDCPVSLGLREALSSYMYMTEEMDSMTDVEREHLWKA, encoded by the exons CAGTGGACAAGTGCGTGTTTGTGGCTTTGTACAATTACCCAGCTGGTGGTCAAGGTGATTTAAGCATTCGATTTGGGGAACAACTCAACATCCTTTCTGA GGATGGTGAATGGTGGAAAGTAAAGTCAGTTGGCACTGGAATGGAGTGCTACATGCCTAGAAAATATGTTGTAAAGGTATACAACAG GTGGTTATATAAAGGTATTAACCGGGAGAAAGCAGAAGAGTTGCTTCTGGTGAGCTGTAACCAAAGCGGTTCCTTCTTGATTCGAGAAAGTGAAACCAGAAGAG GGTGTTATAGTTTATCAGTGCGGAAATCAAATCAAGCTTCACTGGATTCTGTCAAGCATTATCGTATTAACCAGCTAGAAAATGGCTGGTTTTATATCTCACCCCGTCTGACTTTTTCCACACTTCAGGAAATGGTGGAATATTATTCCG aAATGGCAGATGGAATTTGCTGCATCTTAAAGGAGCCGTGTGTAGTACAAAGTTTTGTCCCTCCTGCTCCTCTGACAACAGAAGCCACCATGGTCAGGAAACCAGCACTGAACTGGCGAGATCTGGATAG GTCTGCTTTATTTAATGACAATACCAACTTTAATGAAGAAGATTGCCCGGTGAGCTTGGGTCTCAGGGAGGCGTTAAGTTCTTACATGTACATGACGGAAGAGATGGACTCAATGACGGATGTGGAGAGAGAGCATCTGTGGAAGG